The Chitinophagales bacterium genome has a segment encoding these proteins:
- the nhaD gene encoding sodium:proton antiporter NhaD produces MGVEIILLLLIFCVGYAAIIFEHNIGIDKAAAAVITGVAMWTLMVFSEGIEVTHRFEHVIPEIAGILFFIIGAMTIVEIIDLHNGFIVITNFIKTDSKKKFLWIVAIISFLCGAILDNLTTAIVMVSLLRKIVDNKEERMLLAGIVVIAANAGGSFSPIGNVTTTLLWVGGQITPLKVFLANFIPGLICLVVPVFVLSFSFKGKMNIELKVERENLNISTKTSTFIFWYGVALLLFVPIFKTLTHLPPFMGMLFSLGIFWFTTDLLHKKSETATKKELSVYRALENIDLPSVIFFFGILSAVAALQEAGILRAMAQWMDTHIGNYDLITFIIGLLSAVVDNVPLVAATQGMYSIQQFAVDSHFWHFIAYCAGVGGSILVIGSAAGVAAMGIEKLNFIWYAKRIGWLAFLGYAAGAIYIVLMKNIIP; encoded by the coding sequence ATGGGTGTTGAAATTATATTGCTACTTTTAATATTTTGTGTAGGATATGCTGCAATAATTTTCGAGCATAATATAGGCATAGACAAAGCTGCTGCTGCTGTAATTACAGGTGTTGCTATGTGGACACTTATGGTATTTTCAGAAGGCATAGAAGTAACACATCGTTTTGAACATGTCATTCCAGAAATTGCAGGAATTTTATTTTTTATTATTGGAGCAATGACCATTGTTGAAATTATAGATTTACACAATGGATTTATCGTTATTACCAACTTCATCAAAACAGATAGTAAAAAGAAATTCTTGTGGATTGTAGCTATCATTTCTTTTTTATGTGGAGCAATCTTAGATAACCTTACAACTGCAATTGTAATGGTGTCATTACTACGAAAAATTGTAGACAACAAAGAAGAAAGAATGTTACTTGCAGGTATTGTTGTTATTGCAGCTAATGCAGGTGGTTCTTTTTCACCAATAGGAAATGTTACTACAACACTACTTTGGGTTGGTGGTCAAATTACACCATTAAAAGTATTTTTGGCAAACTTCATTCCAGGATTAATTTGTTTAGTAGTTCCAGTTTTTGTACTGTCTTTTTCTTTTAAAGGAAAGATGAATATTGAATTAAAAGTAGAAAGAGAAAATCTAAACATTTCAACAAAAACTAGCACTTTTATTTTTTGGTATGGCGTAGCATTATTATTATTTGTACCAATATTTAAAACCTTAACGCACTTACCACCATTTATGGGAATGCTTTTTTCTCTAGGTATATTTTGGTTTACTACAGATTTATTACATAAAAAAAGCGAAACAGCAACAAAAAAAGAGTTGTCTGTTTATCGTGCCTTAGAAAATATAGACTTACCAAGTGTTATCTTTTTCTTCGGAATTTTATCAGCAGTAGCAGCTTTACAAGAAGCAGGCATTCTACGAGCAATGGCACAATGGATGGACACACATATTGGTAATTACGATTTAATTACTTTCATCATCGGATTACTTTCTGCCGTTGTAGATAATGTACCATTAGTAGCAGCAACACAAGGAATGTATAGCATACAACAATTTGCAGTAGACAGTCATTTTTGGCATTTTATTGCCTACTGTGCTGGTGTTGGAGGAAGTATCTTAGTAATAGGTTCAGCAGCAGGTGTAGCAGCTATGGGAATAGAAAAACTCAACTTTATTTGGTATGCTAAAAGAATTGGCTGGTTAGCATTTTTAGGATATGCTGCTGGTGCAATATATATTGTCTTAATGAAAAATATAATTCCATAA
- a CDS encoding type 2 isopentenyl-diphosphate Delta-isomerase yields MTKERKSDHIELAFNAQENTVDNRFSFEPFLAAHPNEKLKPIPFLDKTLQTPIWISSMTGGTEKAFHINENLAKACKQFGMGMGLGSCRPLLESKDRLADFDFRKTIGNDLPFFANLGIAQIEYLLDNNATNKIVDLVNLLEADGLIVHVNPLQEWLQPEGDVILHPPIETIKRLIEKVNFKIIVKEVGQGFGYESLKQLMLLPIDAIEFAAHGGTNFAKLELLRTTTQNQNTYEALAYIGHQANEMTVFANTLIDELKDKALCTNFIISGGIKNFLDGYYYTQKLNSNAIYGQASTLLKYAEQSYEALEAYIISQIKGLQLANAFLTIKK; encoded by the coding sequence ATGACTAAAGAAAGAAAAAGCGACCATATTGAATTAGCATTTAATGCTCAAGAAAATACTGTTGATAATCGTTTTTCTTTTGAACCATTTTTGGCAGCTCATCCTAATGAAAAGTTAAAACCAATTCCCTTTCTTGATAAAACGCTACAAACACCAATTTGGATAAGTAGCATGACTGGTGGAACTGAAAAAGCATTTCATATTAATGAGAATTTAGCTAAAGCTTGCAAGCAGTTTGGAATGGGAATGGGTTTAGGTTCGTGCAGACCTTTATTAGAAAGCAAAGACAGACTGGCTGATTTTGATTTTAGAAAAACAATTGGCAACGATTTACCTTTTTTTGCTAATCTTGGTATTGCTCAAATAGAATATTTATTAGATAATAATGCTACTAATAAAATTGTAGATTTAGTCAATCTATTAGAAGCAGATGGTTTAATTGTTCATGTAAATCCGTTACAAGAATGGTTACAACCAGAAGGCGATGTAATTCTTCATCCACCAATAGAAACCATAAAACGATTAATAGAAAAAGTCAATTTTAAAATAATTGTAAAAGAAGTAGGACAAGGTTTTGGTTATGAAAGTTTAAAACAACTGATGTTATTGCCTATTGATGCTATTGAATTTGCGGCACATGGTGGTACTAACTTTGCTAAATTGGAACTACTACGAACTACTACTCAAAATCAAAACACCTATGAAGCATTGGCATATATTGGTCATCAAGCTAATGAAATGACTGTTTTTGCAAATACTCTTATAGACGAATTAAAAGACAAAGCACTGTGTACTAATTTCATTATATCTGGTGGTATTAAAAACTTTTTAGATGGTTATTATTACACTCAAAAATTGAATAGCAATGCCATTTATGGTCAAGCAAGTACATTATTGAAATATGCAGAACAAAGTTATGAAGCTTTGGAAGCATACATCATATCACAAATAAAAGGACTGCAATTGGCAAATGCATTTTTAACAATAAAAAAATAA
- a CDS encoding S41 family peptidase produces MKKLILFTFFAATMLGVNAQMYQQKMATFLKLLDNYYVSDVNADSLVDVGMKHILKQLDPHSVYFTADEYAKANEPLEGNFEGVGIQFQIYEDTLIVVHVIDGGPSQKVGLLDGDKIIYVDTTLIAGVGINNEDVFKYLKGKKGTKVTVKVLRYGEQELLDFEIIRDKIPIYAVTAQYMVDDEIGYIKLSRFSATATEEVEAAIDSLKNKGMTKLILDLTGNGGGYLSQAQALSDLFLNDGKLIVYSEGKSQERQDLVSTTEGNFQDGQLVVMIDQSSASASEIVSGAIQDWDRGLVIGRRSFGKGLVQKGYFLPDKSVVRLTMAHYYTPSGRNIQRSYEKGKDEYYEDINERYKSGELFDATKIPIKDSTKYYTNAKRVVYAGGGIIPDIFVPIDTTNSVKFYNKLIRTGSFNQFALKYVNDNRNTLSDKYSTEEKYIDKFNIDKTLFDAFIDFAKEKKATIDSTETMEEVKPLIDLQLKALIGQNLFNYNIYYKIINIQDDIYRKAIESFSNGAFKEHKIVSKDKPFRK; encoded by the coding sequence ATGAAAAAGCTTATACTCTTTACTTTTTTTGCTGCAACAATGTTGGGTGTTAATGCACAGATGTACCAACAAAAAATGGCAACATTCTTAAAGTTATTAGACAATTACTATGTATCTGATGTAAATGCAGATTCTTTGGTAGATGTTGGAATGAAACACATTCTAAAGCAATTAGATCCACACTCTGTTTATTTTACAGCAGATGAATATGCAAAAGCCAATGAACCATTAGAAGGAAATTTTGAAGGTGTTGGCATTCAGTTTCAAATTTATGAAGATACTTTAATTGTTGTTCATGTTATAGATGGTGGTCCATCACAAAAAGTAGGATTGCTTGACGGCGATAAAATAATTTATGTAGACACGACTTTAATTGCTGGTGTTGGAATAAACAATGAAGATGTGTTTAAATATTTAAAAGGAAAAAAAGGAACTAAAGTAACAGTAAAAGTTTTAAGATACGGAGAACAAGAATTACTTGACTTTGAAATTATTAGAGATAAAATACCAATTTATGCAGTAACAGCACAATACATGGTAGATGACGAAATTGGCTATATTAAACTATCAAGATTTTCTGCTACAGCAACCGAAGAAGTTGAAGCTGCAATTGATAGTTTGAAAAACAAAGGCATGACCAAGCTTATTCTAGATTTAACAGGCAATGGTGGAGGATATTTGAGCCAAGCACAAGCATTGTCCGATTTATTTTTAAACGATGGAAAACTAATAGTATATTCTGAAGGAAAATCACAAGAAAGACAAGATTTAGTTTCTACAACAGAAGGCAATTTTCAAGACGGTCAGTTAGTTGTAATGATAGACCAAAGTTCTGCTTCTGCTAGTGAAATTGTTTCTGGTGCTATTCAAGATTGGGACAGAGGTTTGGTAATAGGCAGAAGGTCGTTTGGTAAAGGTTTAGTACAAAAAGGATATTTCTTACCAGATAAATCAGTTGTTCGTTTAACAATGGCACATTATTATACACCAAGCGGAAGAAATATTCAGAGAAGTTATGAAAAAGGAAAAGATGAATACTATGAAGACATCAACGAAAGATATAAAAGCGGAGAGTTGTTTGATGCGACTAAAATTCCAATAAAAGACAGTACAAAATATTATACCAATGCAAAAAGAGTTGTTTATGCTGGCGGAGGCATTATTCCAGATATTTTTGTGCCAATAGATACCACCAATTCAGTGAAGTTTTATAACAAGCTAATTAGAACAGGAAGTTTTAATCAGTTCGCTTTAAAGTATGTTAATGACAACAGAAATACTTTGTCGGATAAATATTCAACAGAAGAAAAATACATAGACAAATTTAATATTGATAAAACACTATTTGATGCGTTTATAGATTTTGCAAAAGAAAAGAAAGCAACGATAGATAGCACCGAAACAATGGAAGAAGTTAAACCACTAATCGACTTACAATTAAAAGCATTGATTGGTCAAAATTTATTTAATTATAATATTTATTATAAAATTATAAATATTCAAGATGATATTTATAGAAAAGCAATAGAGTCATTTTCAAATGGAGCGTTTAAAGAACATAAAATTGTTAGCAAAGACAAACCATTTAGAAAATAA